Part of the Sporosarcina sp. FSL K6-2383 genome is shown below.
CGCGAGTGGAAGCGTTAACACTTATTCGCGCTTAATCATAATGATAGAGGAGATGGAAAAAATGGCAGAACTACGAGATTGCCCATCATGTGGTGAATTTTTCAACTATACAGGAATACGCGAAGTTTGCGCGAAATGCGCCATGAACGAAGAAAAGTTGTATGAGGAGGTCTATCGCTTCCTTAGAAAACGTGAAAACCGTTCGGCAACAGTAGAACGAATTATTGAAGAAACAGGCGTTTCCGAATCATTACTCTACAAATGGGTACGAAAAGGTCGATTACAGCCCGCCATGTTCCCGAATCTAGGCTATCCATGCGATAAATGTGGCAAGCTGACAAACAAAGGGAAGCTGTGTGCAAGCTGTACGGAGGATATTCAAAACGAATTGAACCGGTTTGAGGCAGTAAAAGAATTCAGGGAAGCAATCGTAGAAAATGACAAAATAACATATCTTTCAGATCGAGATCGTGGGCGTAGACGATCATAAGC
Proteins encoded:
- a CDS encoding TIGR03826 family flagellar region protein codes for the protein MAELRDCPSCGEFFNYTGIREVCAKCAMNEEKLYEEVYRFLRKRENRSATVERIIEETGVSESLLYKWVRKGRLQPAMFPNLGYPCDKCGKLTNKGKLCASCTEDIQNELNRFEAVKEFREAIVENDKITYLSDRDRGRRRS